From the genome of Nasonia vitripennis strain AsymCx chromosome 1, Nvit_psr_1.1, whole genome shotgun sequence, one region includes:
- the LOC103318068 gene encoding uncharacterized protein LOC103318068 isoform X1 — protein MPNRSSCRRPKGRSDQEIGCPQVGYHDSRGVDSRENVCDHECERDEERHSCSRSCRRECKVEKNDFNAGMGRAKRCGDDERRGLQKDRFEARRLNSGSRSVDREAPKIDCPRLREKSTEACACNRSTSHGPKTDRRTFSAKAECDRRARSVDAGRVSISACHATPSSYRRSASDNCASQRCKLDGADEPSRRCCRALLYFRSNDDPRGEESPLPTTPGIKCTSRHSHKCRTSRNTPLPAVRENLGGGMNCRRCERKVYHAEMQLVSGEAYHRICFSCFCCRKPLEPFTYEEHCREIFCKQCYTRNFGPQGYGYGTGAGVLQTPL, from the exons ATGCCAAATAGATCATCATGCCGTAGACCCAAAGGTCGCTCAGATCAAGAAATCGGCTGTCCTCAAGTCGGTTATCACGACAGTCGAGGAGTCGACTCGCGTGAAAATGTTTGCGATCACGAATGCGAACGTGATGAAGAGAGGCATTCTTGCTCTAGAAGCTGTAGAAGGGAGTGTAAAGTTGAGAAAAACGATTTCAATGCTGGTATGGGAAGAGCTAAGCGTTGCGGCGATGATGAAAGACGTGGACTGCAGAAGGATCGTTTTGAGGCTCGTCGTTTAAATTCTGG ATCCCGGAGTGTGGATCGAGAAGCTCCTAAAATCGACTGTCCGCGTCTCCGCGAAAAAAGCACAGAAGCTTGCGCCTGCAACCGATCGACGTCGCACGGACCCAAGACCGATCGCCGAACTTTTTCCGCTAAAGCCGAGTGCGATCGACGTGCAAGAAGCGTCGATGCTGGCCGAGTATCGATTTCGGCATGCCACGCGACTCCCTCGAGTTATCGACGGAGCGCTTCCGACAACTGTGCTTCGCAGCGTTGCAAGCTCGATGGCGCGGATGAGCCGAGTCGGAGGTGTTGCAG ggcacttttatattttagatCGAATGACGATCCCAGAGGCGAGGAATCGCCGCTACCTACGACTCCGGGAATCAAGTGCACTTCCAGGCACAGCCATAAATGCAGAACCTCCAGAAATACTCCACTCCCGGCGGTGCGCGAGAATCTCGGAGGTGGCATGAACTGCCGAAGATGCGAGAGAAAAGTCTATCACGCGGAAATGCAG CTTGTTTCTGGCGAAGCGTATCACAGAATCTGCTTCAGCTGCTTTTGCTGCCGTAAGCCTTTGGAGCCGTTCACTTACGAAGAACACTGCCgtgaaattttttgtaaac AATGTTACACCCGAAACTTCGGACCGCAAGGATACGGATACGGAACAGGCGCCGGAGTTTTGCAGACCCCCTTGTAG
- the LOC103318068 gene encoding LIM domain and actin-binding protein 1-like isoform X2 gives MPNRSSCRRPKGRSDQEIGCPQVGYHDSRGVDSRENVCDHECERDEERHSCSRSCRRECKVEKNDFNAGMGRAKRCGDDERRGLQKDRFEARRLNSGSRSVDREAPKIDCPRLREKSTEACACNRSTSHGPKTDRRTFSAKAECDRRARSVDAGRVSISACHATPSSYRRSASDNCASQRCKLDGADEPSRRCCRSNDDPRGEESPLPTTPGIKCTSRHSHKCRTSRNTPLPAVRENLGGGMNCRRCERKVYHAEMQLVSGEAYHRICFSCFCCRKPLEPFTYEEHCREIFCKQCYTRNFGPQGYGYGTGAGVLQTPL, from the exons ATGCCAAATAGATCATCATGCCGTAGACCCAAAGGTCGCTCAGATCAAGAAATCGGCTGTCCTCAAGTCGGTTATCACGACAGTCGAGGAGTCGACTCGCGTGAAAATGTTTGCGATCACGAATGCGAACGTGATGAAGAGAGGCATTCTTGCTCTAGAAGCTGTAGAAGGGAGTGTAAAGTTGAGAAAAACGATTTCAATGCTGGTATGGGAAGAGCTAAGCGTTGCGGCGATGATGAAAGACGTGGACTGCAGAAGGATCGTTTTGAGGCTCGTCGTTTAAATTCTGG ATCCCGGAGTGTGGATCGAGAAGCTCCTAAAATCGACTGTCCGCGTCTCCGCGAAAAAAGCACAGAAGCTTGCGCCTGCAACCGATCGACGTCGCACGGACCCAAGACCGATCGCCGAACTTTTTCCGCTAAAGCCGAGTGCGATCGACGTGCAAGAAGCGTCGATGCTGGCCGAGTATCGATTTCGGCATGCCACGCGACTCCCTCGAGTTATCGACGGAGCGCTTCCGACAACTGTGCTTCGCAGCGTTGCAAGCTCGATGGCGCGGATGAGCCGAGTCGGAGGTGTTGCAG atCGAATGACGATCCCAGAGGCGAGGAATCGCCGCTACCTACGACTCCGGGAATCAAGTGCACTTCCAGGCACAGCCATAAATGCAGAACCTCCAGAAATACTCCACTCCCGGCGGTGCGCGAGAATCTCGGAGGTGGCATGAACTGCCGAAGATGCGAGAGAAAAGTCTATCACGCGGAAATGCAG CTTGTTTCTGGCGAAGCGTATCACAGAATCTGCTTCAGCTGCTTTTGCTGCCGTAAGCCTTTGGAGCCGTTCACTTACGAAGAACACTGCCgtgaaattttttgtaaac AATGTTACACCCGAAACTTCGGACCGCAAGGATACGGATACGGAACAGGCGCCGGAGTTTTGCAGACCCCCTTGTAG
- the LOC100114076 gene encoding pumilio homolog 3, with amino-acid sequence MKVKRGHQNSSDGPANKKTKNSKSFSKNKQKHSSSRHKKPHQSPRHKKGHQSAKNKGQKPKNNDQDSKSPKYEKPTAKNNDEAIPKPKKSKFSNKVGKPNLDRPKNVNKDQTGTDTTGEKPDWLEYKKQQKELREKRRAKKLEDTYEVAIQAKQIGEKLRRSNLSADMQEKLTKKLHDLIQNQYAKMIFAHDLSRVIQWQIKYCNPDIQLAIVQELKPQLREMFYSKYAKNVVRTLLKKGSESVKKSVLQVCTGHVVKLCTNVLAAPIFEKIYVEVASETEKSQFKQEFYGDMYKNSKDPNVKTLTDVFKNSQDMKSATLSGVKANLIRILNKNLINSTLVHTVLYEYLSNCSKEDRTEIMALARPLIADLSQTRDGAKVGNLCIWHGTNKDRKLIMKSLKEHIKDIITSEHGHLMIIALLDSVDDTVLLKKILLQEVLNNLSDIVLNDYGRRVILYIVARRDTHYFHPALVEYLKEGDGNETSKKPADIREKELLDNMIDNLLENIVQDSKMWLSNGQMQLVTLAILKASRGDKPKVAFETIAKFITDSNSMLLHGTEVVKAVEDPGLHMILKKIIQMDKKRLEDNELTFGEVLLEHLTHEVIEFWVDCNRSCFLLVLLVENESEKVVSELKSKLKNISKLKSKKTKGATILLTKLK; translated from the coding sequence ATGAAAGTGAAACGAGGACATCAGAATTCTTCTGATGGGCCAGCTAATAAGAAGACAAAGAATTCAAAAAGTttctcaaaaaataaacagaagCATTCTTCATCTAGACATAAGAAACCACATCAATCGCCAAGACACAAAAAGGGACACCAATCAGCTAAAAATAAAGGACAAAAgccaaaaaataatgatcaaGATTCCAAATCCCCAAAATATGAAAAGCCAACAGCCAAGAATAATGATGAAGCGATTCCCAAACcaaaaaagtcaaaattctcaAACAAAGTGGGAAAACCAAATTTAGATAGAcctaaaaatgtaaataaagatCAGACTGGAACTGATACAACGGGTGAAAAGCCTGATTGGTTGGAATACAAAAAGCAACAAAAAGAATTAAGAGAAAAACGAAGAGCCAAGAAATTGGAAGATACGTATGAAGTGGCAATTCAAGCAAAACAAATTGGTGAAAAACTTAGAAGGTCTAATTTGTCGGCGGATATGCAGGAGAAATtaacaaagaaattacatGATTTAATACAGAATCAGTATGCTAAAATGATATTCGCACATGATTTATCCAGAGTTATCCAATGGCAAATCAAGTACTGTAATCCAGATATTCAACTAGCTATAGTACAGGAATTAAAACCACAGTTACGTGAAATGTTCTATTCAAAGTATGCGAAAAATGTAGTAAGGACATTGTTGAAGAAAGGTTCTGAGAGTGTTAAGAAAAGTGTTTTACAGGTTTGTACTGGTCATGTTGTTAAGCTATGTACTAATGTTTTGGCAGCTccaatatttgaaaaaatctatGTTGAAGTTGCTTCTGAAACTGAAAAATCTCAGTTTAAGCAAGAGTTCTATGGtgatatgtataaaaattcaaaagaccctaatgtcaaaactttgacagatgtttttaaaaattcacaagATATGAAATCAGCTACATTATCGGGTGTAAAAGCCAATTTAATCAggatattaaacaaaaatcttATCAATTCTACACTAGTTCATACAGTACTTTATGAATACTTGTCAAATTGTTCCAAAGAAGATAGAACTGAAATAATGGCATTGGCAAGACCTTTAATTGCTGATTTGTCTCAAACTAGGGATGGAGCAAAAGTTGGTAACTTGTGCATTTGGCATGGAACAAATAAAGACAGAAAGCTCATAATGAAATCATTAAAAGAACACATCAAAGACATTATAACGTCTGAACATGGTCATCTAATGATAATAGCTCTTTTAGATTCTGTCGATGATACTGttctattgaaaaaaattttattgcaaGAAGTGTTGAATAATTTATCTGATATAGTATTGAATGATTATGGAAGAAGAGTTATTTTATACATTGTTGCAAGAAGAGATACACATTACTTTCACCCAGCTCtagttgaatatttaaaagaaGGAGATGGAAATGAAACAAGTAAAAAGCCAGCAGATATTCGTGAAAAAGAACTTTTAGATAACATGATTGATAACCTTTTGGAAAACATTGTTCAAGATTCAAAAATGTGGTTGTCAAATGGTCAAATGCAACTAGTAACATTGGCAATTTTGAAAGCTAGTCGTGGTGATAAACCCAAAGTAGCTTTTGAAACTATAGCCAAATTCATAACAGACAGCAATTCCATGTTGCTACACGGTACAGAAGTAGTCAAAGCTGTGGAAGACCCTGGTTTACATATGAtactaaagaaaataattcaaatggATAAGAAACGCCTTGAAGACAACGAGTTAACGTTTGGTGAAGTACTTCTTGAGCATTTAACACATGAAGTTATAGAATTCTGGGTTGATTGTAACCGAAGTTGCTTCTTATTAGTTTTATTAGTTGAAAACGAATCGGAGAAAGTAGTTTCtgaattaaaatcaaaactgaaaaatatctcaaaactgaaatctaagAAAACAAAAGGAGCTACAATATTGTTAACAAAgctaaaataa